One genomic segment of Methanobacterium spitsbergense includes these proteins:
- a CDS encoding MFS transporter has protein sequence MDQELNTQRGWLTLIIVTLSIFTIVIDKTFMNVAISSLIRDLNTNIGMIQIIIATYSLTMASLMLIGGRLQNILGRKRTFLTGATIYGVGTIIAALSINSYMLLFGWSILEGIGAALMMPATTSIISGSYDGERRAFALGITSSMASGAGTVGPIIGGFLTTFYTWRYAFGLELIVIIIIVLFSREITRFPPTMKWGELNLVGAVNSSVGIFLFVIGILLLNDPQTWNIAPYPIVIGIILMIIFYFNQKSRMKQNKEPLVDVSLFKDRGFTLANIARLIMNFTIGGVLFVIPVYSRAFWAQIL, from the coding sequence TTGGATCAAGAATTGAATACTCAAAGAGGATGGTTAACTCTTATAATTGTAACTCTTTCAATTTTCACGATTGTTATTGATAAAACATTCATGAATGTGGCCATATCGTCCCTAATAAGAGATTTGAATACGAATATTGGGATGATCCAGATAATTATTGCTACATACTCCTTAACCATGGCAAGTTTAATGCTTATTGGTGGACGTTTACAGAATATACTTGGGAGAAAAAGAACATTTCTTACTGGGGCTACAATCTATGGTGTTGGAACCATAATAGCCGCTCTCAGTATTAATAGTTATATGCTACTGTTTGGCTGGTCAATACTCGAAGGAATTGGAGCAGCACTCATGATGCCCGCAACAACTTCCATCATCTCTGGAAGTTATGATGGTGAAAGAAGGGCATTCGCACTTGGAATTACAAGTTCAATGGCCTCTGGTGCAGGAACAGTAGGTCCAATTATTGGTGGTTTTTTAACAACATTTTACACTTGGAGATATGCATTTGGATTGGAGTTGATTGTAATAATTATTATTGTCCTATTTTCAAGGGAGATAACAAGATTTCCTCCTACAATGAAATGGGGAGAGTTAAATTTAGTTGGTGCTGTTAATTCCTCCGTGGGAATATTTCTCTTTGTTATAGGTATTTTATTACTTAACGATCCACAAACTTGGAATATTGCCCCATACCCAATTGTTATTGGAATAATTCTAATGATAATTTTTTACTTTAATCAGAAAAGTAGGATGAAACAGAATAAAGAACCTTTAGTTGATGTTTCCCTGTTTAAAGATCGTGGTTTTACTCTTGCAAATATTGCAAGGTTAATAATGAACTTCACAATAGGTGGTGTTTTATTTGTTATTCCAGTTTATTCCAGGGCGTTCTGGGCGCAGATCCTCTGA
- a CDS encoding 3'-5' exoribonuclease YhaM family protein, translating to MSKKEEDFIENLNLSRDISSEFAIAEKIIRTSAKGRKYIDITIVDRTGQMDGRMFPHPIEVDSVHDSIKLGSVCRIMGRISEFPSDSGKFNMVINVLTELDDDEYQLEDFVMASENNTDDLVGEIRRTIKDMKDPHLKNLLKSFFCDKNFTELFYKSPAAIVHHHNYVGGLLDHTVEVLKISRTACEIFPDLNQDLLFCGVLLHDVGKIKTYTYGNGPISISEEGELLDHIYISCEMVKEKMEKLDTPKELSNQIMHMILSHHGPVSLGWGSSIDPKTPEAKTLHYSDDMDAKIKETFQR from the coding sequence ATGTCTAAAAAAGAGGAAGATTTTATAGAAAATTTAAATTTATCAAGGGATATATCATCTGAATTTGCTATAGCAGAAAAGATCATAAGAACATCTGCGAAGGGACGAAAATACATTGATATAACTATTGTGGATAGAACTGGTCAGATGGATGGGCGAATGTTTCCCCATCCTATAGAAGTTGACTCTGTTCATGATTCAATAAAACTGGGCAGTGTTTGTAGAATAATGGGGAGAATTAGTGAATTTCCAAGTGATTCTGGAAAGTTCAACATGGTTATTAATGTGTTAACGGAATTAGATGATGATGAATATCAACTTGAAGATTTTGTAATGGCATCCGAAAATAATACAGATGATTTAGTTGGTGAGATCAGGAGAACTATAAAAGATATGAAGGATCCTCACCTAAAAAATCTTTTAAAATCCTTTTTCTGCGACAAGAATTTCACAGAACTCTTCTATAAATCACCTGCAGCAATTGTACATCATCATAATTATGTGGGTGGCCTTTTAGATCATACAGTTGAAGTTCTCAAGATAAGCAGAACAGCATGTGAAATATTCCCTGATCTTAATCAAGATTTACTATTCTGTGGTGTGTTATTACATGATGTTGGAAAGATAAAAACTTATACCTATGGAAATGGGCCTATTAGTATTTCGGAAGAAGGAGAACTACTTGATCATATATATATTTCTTGTGAAATGGTTAAAGAAAAAATGGAAAAACTAGATACACCCAAAGAACTTTCAAATCAAATTATGCATATGATATTGAGTCACCATGGGCCAGTTAGTCTCGGATGGGGGTCTTCAATTGATCCTAAAACACCAGAAGCCAAAACTCTCCATTACTCCGACGATATGGATGCTAAGATTAAAGAAACCTTTCAAAGATAA
- a CDS encoding tyrosine--tRNA ligase — MDLDSKMENIKNGTLEVVTEEELKEKLNKDRPVAYIGYEPSGNVHLGHAITVKKMIDLQNAGFKVKILLADLHAYLNGKGSLEEIEEISKYNMKCFRALGLSEDTEFIFGSSYQTKEDYTYKVYELALSTTLTRAKRSMAQITRDSKDHKVAEVIYPLMQVLDMIFLEVDLALGGMEQRKIHMLARESLPRMGYEAPVCIHTPLLHGTDGSDKMSSSKENYIAIDDKPDVIKMKLQKSYCPLGIVEGNPVIEIADHFIFSEDKTLLIERPDKFGGNLEISYNELLDMYSKEELHPLDLKNSVSKRLIEILEPVREYLK, encoded by the coding sequence ATGGACCTTGACTCTAAGATGGAAAACATTAAGAACGGCACTCTCGAAGTGGTGACAGAAGAAGAACTCAAAGAAAAACTCAATAAAGATAGACCAGTAGCCTACATTGGATACGAACCATCAGGAAATGTTCATTTAGGTCATGCAATCACTGTGAAAAAAATGATAGACCTTCAAAATGCAGGTTTTAAGGTTAAAATCCTTCTAGCTGATCTTCATGCATACTTGAATGGTAAAGGAAGTCTTGAGGAAATTGAAGAAATATCAAAGTACAATATGAAATGTTTCAGAGCCTTGGGATTGTCTGAAGATACAGAGTTCATATTTGGTTCAAGTTACCAGACTAAAGAGGATTATACCTACAAAGTATACGAACTTGCACTTTCAACAACTTTAACACGTGCAAAACGGAGTATGGCCCAGATAACAAGGGACAGTAAAGATCATAAGGTAGCAGAAGTAATATATCCACTTATGCAAGTTCTTGATATGATATTTCTGGAAGTTGATCTTGCACTGGGAGGCATGGAACAAAGGAAAATTCATATGCTTGCAAGGGAAAGTCTACCTAGAATGGGCTATGAAGCACCAGTATGTATACATACACCATTACTGCATGGAACAGATGGCTCAGATAAAATGTCGTCTAGTAAAGAAAATTATATTGCAATTGATGATAAACCAGATGTTATTAAAATGAAGCTCCAGAAGAGTTACTGTCCGCTTGGAATTGTTGAGGGAAATCCTGTAATTGAAATTGCGGACCATTTCATATTTTCAGAAGATAAAACACTTCTAATAGAAAGACCTGATAAATTTGGGGGAAACCTTGAAATTAGTTACAATGAGCTTTTGGATATGTACAGTAAGGAAGAACTTCATCCACTTGATCTGAAAAATTCTGTTTCAAAACGTTTAATAGAAATTTTGGAACCTGTAAGAGAATACCTTAAATAG
- the tmk gene encoding dTMP kinase: MYICLEGIDGSGKSTQIELLMNWLNECGHEILRVFEPTDSQAGRLIRKMLQNPNATNENFQKTLALLFAADRIILMEKIQEAEDEGKIVLSDRCFYSSIVYQNGAEWIKEINKFAKKPDIVLLMDIEPETAISRCEGKDRFEDVYFLKKIRNRYLELADKEDFMVVNANNGLNKVHDDIKRVIAHKLGMCI, encoded by the coding sequence ATGTACATATGTTTAGAAGGAATTGATGGATCAGGCAAGTCAACACAAATAGAATTACTTATGAATTGGCTTAATGAATGTGGACATGAAATATTAAGGGTTTTTGAACCAACAGATTCTCAAGCAGGTAGATTAATACGTAAAATGCTTCAAAATCCAAATGCAACTAATGAAAACTTCCAGAAAACACTTGCACTCCTTTTTGCAGCTGATAGAATTATTTTAATGGAAAAAATACAAGAAGCTGAAGACGAAGGCAAAATAGTTTTAAGCGATAGATGTTTTTACTCAAGCATTGTTTATCAAAATGGAGCAGAATGGATTAAGGAGATAAATAAATTTGCAAAAAAGCCAGATATAGTTTTGTTAATGGATATAGAACCTGAAACGGCCATTTCACGATGTGAAGGCAAGGATAGATTTGAAGATGTTTATTTCTTAAAAAAAATTAGGAATAGATATCTTGAACTTGCAGATAAAGAAGATTTTATGGTCGTCAACGCGAATAACGGTTTAAACAAAGTTCACGACGATATAAAAAGAGTTATAGCCCATAAGTTGGGCATGTGCATCTAA
- a CDS encoding molybdopterin-dependent oxidoreductase — MDKKIIILLVILIAAVAIFAAFELQKDRTVKLSGVEIKNYQGQKLSSVNDFRENSIKGPQFINITNYHLEVTGLVQNPRNYTYDEVLNHTSYEKVVKLDCVEGWDVTILWQGLLVSDLLNEAKPLPNGNTVIFYAYDNYTTSFPISYLNNNQILLAYKMNNVTIPPERGFPFMLVAESKWGYKWIKWVTKIEVSNNSTYKGYWEIRGYSDVGDINQSYLGG; from the coding sequence ATGGACAAGAAAATTATAATATTACTTGTAATACTAATTGCTGCTGTTGCTATTTTCGCTGCTTTCGAGTTACAAAAAGATAGAACTGTAAAACTGAGTGGTGTAGAGATTAAGAATTATCAAGGTCAGAAACTGTCATCTGTAAATGATTTTCGTGAAAATTCCATAAAAGGCCCTCAATTTATTAATATAACAAATTATCATTTAGAAGTAACTGGATTAGTACAAAATCCAAGAAATTATACCTATGATGAAGTTTTGAACCATACCTCCTATGAAAAGGTTGTAAAATTAGACTGTGTTGAAGGATGGGACGTAACAATATTATGGCAAGGACTTCTTGTATCCGACCTTTTGAATGAAGCAAAACCCTTACCAAACGGAAATACGGTCATATTTTATGCATACGATAATTACACAACTTCATTTCCAATTAGTTATCTTAACAATAACCAGATACTACTGGCTTATAAAATGAATAATGTAACTATTCCTCCTGAGAGAGGATTCCCATTTATGCTTGTTGCAGAGAGTAAATGGGGTTATAAATGGATAAAATGGGTTACAAAAATTGAAGTATCCAACAACTCCACATACAAAGGTTACTGGGAAATTAGAGGATATTCTGATGTTGGGGATATTAACCAAAGCTATTTAGGGGGTTGA
- a CDS encoding diacylglycerol/polyprenol kinase family protein, giving the protein MISNDIIGLVLVYGYIAILLIISERFLKKYPTFSRKFLHIMVGNVIFILPLFTSQFIITFLAAAPFIFLTFLMSPYSPIKLNDQISSSGHGLGLVYYSISWTILAFFFFNQPWIIAVGIVAMSYGDGMAALVGENFGKHKYKIFGDRKSFEGSIAMFLVLIAMLEIVLVYYNVSISTMAIIPVVALVATIFEGITPKGLDNITACFSAVGTYLLLTLIVF; this is encoded by the coding sequence ATGATATCGAATGACATTATTGGGCTGGTATTAGTCTACGGTTACATAGCCATATTACTGATTATATCTGAAAGATTTTTGAAAAAGTATCCAACATTTAGCAGGAAATTCCTTCATATAATGGTTGGAAATGTAATTTTCATATTACCCCTTTTCACGAGTCAATTTATAATCACTTTTCTTGCTGCCGCCCCATTCATATTTTTAACATTTTTAATGAGTCCTTATTCTCCAATTAAACTGAATGACCAGATATCTTCTTCGGGACATGGACTTGGACTTGTTTATTATTCAATATCTTGGACTATTCTAGCATTCTTCTTCTTTAATCAACCATGGATAATTGCAGTTGGAATAGTTGCAATGTCTTATGGGGATGGTATGGCAGCATTAGTTGGTGAAAATTTTGGCAAACATAAATACAAAATATTTGGTGATAGAAAAAGCTTTGAAGGTTCAATAGCAATGTTTTTAGTACTAATAGCAATGTTAGAAATAGTACTGGTATATTACAATGTTTCCATATCAACTATGGCCATTATACCCGTAGTGGCATTGGTAGCAACAATATTTGAAGGGATAACACCTAAAGGATTGGACAATATTACAGCATGTTTCTCTGCAGTTGGTACATATTTACTGTTAACATTGATTGTATTTTAA
- a CDS encoding thymidylate kinase translates to MRFIIIDGLDGSGKDTHANLIQEYYLAKGEKVIVRTHPSKDNAYGINAKKALLGHGKINHIKASMYYTLDVLRSVRKYHGKAETVIMVRYLMGVAYLPFPIAKLLYMFFSTILPTSNYMFFLDVEPDELLNRLLKRNEHEMFENLNDLIKVRGKAIELAKNWHIINTGRKIEQAQLEINKILDRLDNEILSHK, encoded by the coding sequence ATGCGTTTTATAATAATAGATGGATTAGATGGTTCAGGAAAAGATACCCATGCAAATTTAATTCAAGAATACTATCTTGCAAAGGGGGAAAAAGTTATTGTACGTACACATCCATCAAAAGATAATGCCTATGGGATTAATGCTAAAAAAGCACTTTTAGGTCATGGAAAAATTAATCATATAAAAGCATCTATGTACTATACACTTGATGTTTTAAGATCTGTTCGAAAATATCATGGAAAAGCTGAAACTGTTATAATGGTACGATATTTGATGGGAGTTGCATATCTCCCTTTCCCTATTGCTAAATTGTTATACATGTTCTTTTCAACAATACTTCCAACTTCAAACTACATGTTCTTTTTAGATGTTGAACCTGATGAACTCCTTAATAGGTTGTTAAAACGAAATGAACACGAAATGTTTGAAAACTTAAATGACCTTATTAAAGTAAGGGGCAAAGCAATTGAGCTAGCAAAAAACTGGCATATCATTAATACTGGAAGAAAAATTGAACAAGCACAATTGGAGATAAATAAAATTCTTGATCGTTTAGATAATGAAATATTATCTCATAAATAA